Part of the Woronichinia naegeliana WA131 genome, AAAACAGAGGGTCTTTAAGGAAGCGAAAACCTCGCTCTACCCCTTGCTGTTGCTTGTAGTGGACAAGCAGTTGCTCATCGCTCAAAGAGTCTCCATCTAGCTGATTCGTCGCCAAGACAAAACGTCCTGCTGCCCGCTCTGAAGCTTGAACTTTCGCACTATTGAGGCTGAAAGTGGCTTGGGCATGATAGCTACGACGAATGGGCTGTTCATGGGGACGGGGTTTACCTCGATGACCGTAATGACATTTTTCGACGACAGTTAGGTCTTGAAGAAGATGCCATTCTAAACTCTTCTCCCATCGGCTCAGGGCGGTTAAAGCATCCTCCCGACAAGCAAATTCCTGATGCTGTAATTGTTCTAATTGTCTTTGAGCTTGAGCCGTTGCTTTCTCTGTCTTCTTCGTCAGTTGTTTGAGGTCTAAAGCTTTTTTTTGCTCGCTATCTACCACTATCCAACGTTGTTTGACTCCCCCATATTCACTTTCTAAGGAGGTAAGACGATAGCCCTCTAAATCAGTTGTGATGAATTGCTCCGAGGCTAATTGACTGACCGCATCCTGCACTTCTCTAATCGTTTTCGGCACAGAACATAACCAGTATATGCCGGTTAACTTTTGCAAGTTATCGGCACTGTATAAGGCTGAATCTGCTATATACAAACCATCGAATTGCCACTGCTCATTGAACTTTTTCAAGAGTTTAGCAAACTCTTTTTTATCACTTTGATTGCCATCTCCTAATTCGAGAAAAGCGGGAATGTCGCCATCCCCCCAACAGACTAGATTCAAGACAAATTGTTTCAAGTCTGGTCGCTTATCCTTTGAATAGCCATGAGTGATATGGATTATTTGGCTTTCTTTGTCTTCTCTCTCCACCGATAATTTATATTCCCCTTGTACCGATAATGAACTGGAGTCTAAATGGGAACTTTTCATCACTATTTTGAAGATTTCTACGGCTTTTAGACAAATTCCGAGAAACAAACGGCTGATGCCGGCCATAAAGATTAAATCTAAGACTCTCCCTAAACGGTCATCATTCAGGTCGCTGGCTTTTATTCCTTTTCCTAAAAGATGTTCTACTGGTTTATCTTCAAAAAAACGACTGAACAAATATAAAGGAGAGTTGATAAAGCCTAAGCCATTGAGAATCATCGCTTTCACTACCAGACCCGCACTGATTTTAGCACGGTCATTTTCTCCTAGTTGTTCATTGATATAATCCACTAGACCTAGTTCATCAACTATCGCCGCGATTATTCCTAAATGGTCGAGATTTTTAACGTTTAATTGGGTCATTTTCTCTTGGGTTTATTAGCTTTTTTATTTTAACTATTCTGTAGCCATTTTTGAATCTATTTTTATTTTTTCAAGACTAGTACGAAATACGGGCTTAAAGATGCCAAAAAGGGTTTCAATGCCCCAACGCAGGGCATAATCGTGAATAAGACCTTGGGAATCGGGATGTCCAATGACGATGAGTAGAGAATTATCAGGCAAGCGAAGAGCCTCTACAGAAACAGGATATCCCCAAACCCGACAACTCCCTTGAAGACGTTGAGATTCACCAATAGCAAGATGGGCAAAAATGACTTTGGCGGCCAAAAGCTTGCCATTGTGCTCAATCTTGTCCGTAGCCCGAATTCTCAGACAGAAAGCCAGTAGCGGTTCGAGCAGAAGATAGCGAAGCCAAGCCTGACCAATAAACTCACGGTCGCCACATAAACAACGAATCAGGGCGGTGGGAAAAATCTTGAGCATCTCCTCGATAAAACGCATTCGTTCATCACTGTTAGAATTGCCCTTTTTCTTGCTAAGCATCCACCACAAGATGGGAATGGCTACTCCTTCATGGACAATGCCGACAGTGAGGATATTATAACCATGACTGCCAAACTCCCAGGTTGTGCGGTCAATACTTAATACCCAAGGTTGAGGGATATCCAGCCCATTGGTGTCAACTTAAGCCAAAATGCCTACTCACAAAAGATTAGCCTAAAAGCAGGCGGAAGTAAGAGTAGGCTGAAAAAAAGGTTAGTATATAAAAAAGTGAGCAAAAAACAAATGGCAAGACAACATCCTCGGAGAAAAGGAAACCCAGACTTACGTCGTAAGACAAATCAGCCAGGGGTAGAAATCCCTGAAATAACAAAAGAGTTGTTTGAATTACTAGAACCCACAATGTTTACACCATTAAAATATTTACAGGGAACTCATGAGAAAATGATGAGAGATAGGGTATTAAATTTACCAGTAATGGTGGCATTAGTGTTAAGTATAGTGTATCGTCAAATAGCGGGTATAAGTGAAGCGGTAAGACTGTTAGAGGAAGAGGGATTGCTATGGGTAGCATCATTAAAAGTAAGCAAACAGGCAGTATCAAAAAGAATGATGAATGTGCCAGCCGAAATATTTGCAATATTACTAAAAGGAGTGTTAGAAAAAGCAGCCGAAAAAGGGAAGAAGCTCCAAGTAGGAGAAAAATGGGAAAAAATAAGAGAAAAGTTTAGTGCAGTGTGGATAGCAGATGGCTAAACGCTAGAGCAGATAAGGAAAAATATGAAAATAAGTAAAGAAGAAAAGAGTAAATTGGGGGGTAAAATAATGATGGTAGTGGAAGCCTTTACCCCAAAGACCCGTTACTTTGTGGTACACAGAAAATGATAAATCAAATGATAAAATATGGTGTGAAGAATTGGCAGCTAAATTACCAGAAAATGGTTTAATTCTCGTAGATATGGGATTTTTTAGCTTTGTGTGGTTTGATTTGTTAACAGAAGCTAAAAAGTTTTTTCTAACCAGATTTAGAGCGGGTACATCTTACAAAACCAAACAAGTATTGTCTCAAGGTAGTCATTACAGAGATGAGATTATCATTATGGGAAATTACCGTTCTAATCCTTGCAAGCATCCGGTGAGATTAGTCTCAGTATTATGGGGAACAATCTGGTATCAGTATTTAACAAATGTGTTGTCTCCCGAACAACTGTCCGCCGAAGAGGTCTGTGATTTATATCGAAGACGATGGACAATCGAAGAAGCCTTTTTATTAACGAAAAGACTTTTAGGACGGGTGCGACCTTTAGTTGATAAAAGCTGTTGTAATCAGGGTTCTACAGGGAACCCATATTGATCAAGTTTTGCCCAAAATTGACTCCATCGTTCCTTGGTCAATACCAAAGCTCGTAGGCTCAAAATAATTCCTGCTCCTTTTTCCTTCCATCGCATCCCTGAACAACATAATCGTTGTTTGACCAACGTCTTACAAGCTGCTTCCGTAACACCTGAACCAATCGGATACTTTTTCTCTATGTATTCAGCATAATCCATTTGATGCTGATGATTCTCGTAATAAGTAATCGCCGCTTGTAGTTTCTCGGTAAGATTCTTAGAATGACTTTTTTCTTCTTTGACTTCTTTCATCAGATTTAGCAGTTCTCCTGCTTTTCCTTTTTCATGCTTGAGTTCTCGACAATTTTCAGTCAACCATTCTTTTTGTTTTGACACGGTATTCGGATGCAACGCTTCTGCCAAGGCACCTAAGTAACCAGAGGCATGATAGAAATCTAATATCTGTTCTTCCGTTTGCTTTTCTAAAAACTTCCAATTTGATTCTGCACCATCTGCTATACCGACAAATTTTGCCTCTGGATAACGGTTTTTCGCTCGCTCAATTTCTCTTTCCAATCTTTCTAGAAAACTCTTTTTTCCGTACTCTGGTGCCGCACCTAGATAGATTGTCTGTTGACGTTCTCCCTCACTATCGTATAGGGAAACGGTTCCCACCATTGCTTCACGGTAGCCATCCTCACACATCAGCATACAGGTTCCATCTAATCCTATTCCCACTGTTGCAATTTGGCTATCCTCCTTGGGCGGGGCATAACTCCACGCTTCTTCTTTTGCCTGTACCACACTTCCTACTGCTTCACTCAATCTTTGGATATAGGATAGCGCTACTTTTCTACCATGATTTTCTAATAAATCATTTTTCACCTCTTTGCCTGCCATCCCTGACATTTTTGAGGATACCTGTTTTGCCAATAATGGCGTTGATGTTATGATTATCCTTGCTTCTCTTTCTAAGGGGCAATACGTTTTTCCTCCTACTGAACGCTGATATACATGACGATTCACTATAACCTCACCATAAGGTGTTTGATATTCTTTCGGTTGCTCTCCCTTACTCTTCCAGATTTCTTCACCGATTTTTAAGGGTGAACCATCTGTATCTAAATATTTCAAGGCTTCTTTGCTGGCGATGCAACCTACTTCGTTTAAGCCTTTTTGAATATTTATTTCTGTATCCAACATTGAACGACTGAGTTCTAATGTTAGTTCTATTTTTATCTTTGAACCCTCTACATTAATTAGTTTTGCTGTCATCATTGTTTCCTCTTTGTCACTTTTCATCTCATGTTAACACTTTTCTTTTCCTTCATCAACTAAAGGTCACACCCTTTAGGACTAGCCTATTTATGGGTAGGGAATAAGAATGGTGTCCAAATCCAGATTATTTGCACTTTGATTTTCTATACGGTCTTAAATCAATTGGTAGGGGAAGTGGCGATTGCTCTAAATCAACCGAAAGAAAAAATCTCAGTAGAGATGGTGTTTCGGAGTCTATACTATGTAGCGAAGGCTATTGCTAGAGGAGAAAAGCCTGATACAGTAACCTATCTGGCTGAACGTGCTAAGTTATTTGGTTTGGTCAAAGCTGAGAGAAAGCGACATCGAGAAAAGGCCGCTCTCAATCAACAAATTTGGGAACCCATTCCTTTAAGTTGACACGGATGTATCCAGCCAACTGACTACAATACGGGCAATGTGATGGTAATCCAGCTCAAATCCTGAGAAAAAGCGTTGTAAGCGTTTGTAATGAGAATCCACCAATGCCCGACCTTCAAAACCCAGAGCCAATTCTTTAAGGTTAACCGTTTTCACTTTGGGGAGGGCGAGTAAGAACAAGGCTAGGAAGGAGAGTCTGGCACCATGCCATCCCACAATGGGGTTTTAGGGCTTGTTTCAATGCGTTATATTGGTTCATGGGTTTTCTTACATTACGTTCATCTTCCATGAAACCCCTTTCTCGTATACTTTTCAAGCCTTTTGTCCTGTACTTAGGTAGGGAGCACGTTGGCATCTTCATAATGTTTCTCGTATTCTTCGGCTACGATGTGCTTATCTCAATCACTCTCCTCTTTTGAGTGTCAATGTATTATCTTAAGTGGGATGCACCCTTTCTACTTTCTCTAGTTTACCCTCAGAATCTCGACGTTTACTACTCTTATTTTTTAATCTTACCACAAGACCCTTCGGTAATACTTTGGTGGGACGACCTCGCTTTCCAGTCCTTAATACTTCGTGACAAATATTAAATAGCAGTTGACTATATCGCTTTTCTCCATCTGTAAATAACTGGAGAGATTCTGCACTCCTTTCAAATAATTCCGCTACCGTCATCATTGCTTCTAGAAATAATTTCTGCTCTTTTCGACCACATTTTAAATGCCAAATAAAGCGGCTAGCCCTGTCCATGAGCACGATTGTCCACCCCTCAGAGGCACTTGCTTCTTTATTTTTTCCAACTTTTGTGTATAGTTCATCCCCTTCTATTACTAATTTAACAAATTCATTTACTAAGGCGTATAAAAATAATGTCTCTTGTAATCCTGATAATTTCTTTTCCCAATTCAATATTGTTGTTTTCGCGTAGCCAAATACTCGGGCTGCTGCATTTAATCCTATTCCTTCCATTCTGGCTTTTAATACTTTTACAATTTCACTTAATGGGGTTTCTAAGCCAGCGATTACGCTACCATAAGTCTCAGCAAAACAAGAACTACATTCTTGACAAATGAACATTTTACGTTCCCCGTTACCTTTCGTTTGATAATGAGAATGTATTTTTACTTTTTCACTATAGCAATGAGGACAGTTGTCCTTGAATAAGGCATCCTCTTTCTCTTGGCACAAGCCAACATCATTCAGGGGGAGCATCCCAAATTTGCAGTAAGTATAAATGCTTAGTTACAAAGAAGGGGAAAGGGGATAATCTAAAAAGTTATAAAAATTGGAGTACAAAAAATGAACGTTGAAGATAAGCAAAAATTAGACGACCATCTCAAAGCTATCGCAGAAATCATGGTCAGAAATACGCAAAAAGAAGACTTGAAAAGCTTTGAAAGTATAGAACTAGCGGTACGAGAGCAAATGTTGACGGTCGTAAGTCCAGCTATTGGCCGTTTTTTTTGTAAAACAGCAACAGGAACAAAAGCAGGAAGAGAAAGAACAGTGGACAGTATTATCGGAAAAGTAAAAATTACAGAAAAACAGGCGAAAAAGCTAGGGTTAGAAAAAAATAAACAAGTGAGTCCTTATTTAGAAAAATGCTGCTTAAATATTGTAGCCTGTGAGTCATTTGAGAGAGGAGAAAAAACAATCAAGATGACGACGGGAATGTCCATCTCAAAAAGCAGTCAACACCGATTAGCATTAGGGTATGAATTTCAAGAAGCTCAAGGAAAATAGAAAGTCTAAGCATAGATGGCGGAACAGTAAGAATACGAACGAGCGTAGGCGAAGAAAGTATCTGGAAAAATTATAAAGCAGTAAGCTTACATGGTCAGGTATGTGCGGCATTTTTTCAAGCGCAGGAAGAATTAATCGCTTGGACAAATAATCAACCATTAGCGAGAGTAGTAACTTGCTTAGGAGATGGACATGATGGGATTTGGAATCTGATAGAAAAGATAAGGGATAAAGACGAAAGAAGGGAAGTATTGGATTGGTATCACTTGGTGGAAAATATCCATAAAGTGAAAGTTTCAAAAAAGGTAAAGAGGCAAATAGAGACGTACTTATGGCAAGGGGAGCAAGATTCAGCAATTAAAGAATTGAACGGTTCAAAACAAAAGGAAGCAATTAACTTCATCAATTATATGAAGAAACATGAAAGCAGAATGCCAGATTATGGACTCTATCAAGACTTAGGTATCTGCATTGGCTCAGGAAGTGTAGAGTCAAAAATCAAACAAATTGGCAAGAGAATACAAATAGCAGGGGCTTGTTGGAAGTCAGAAAACGTTCCTCAAATATTGAGATTACGCTGTGCTTATCTCAATGAAGCTATTGCCTGAGTACTTTTACTCATTGCAAATCTGGGATGCTCCCGAACCCACATTCAGGATTTCCATAGAGCTTTTCTTTAATATTGACATTGTTTTCTGTTTCCTTCTTCTTTGATATAATGACAATAATAATAGTATAATAAAAACGGGCCGATGTCTAGTCTTAAACTATTTTTCTATTTTCTCAAAGCCTTACACCCCATATCCCGTACTAATTTTGAAAAAATAAAAATAGATTCAAAAATAGCAACAGAATAGTTAAAATAAAAAAGCTAACAAACCGAGGAGAAAATGACCCAATTAAACGTTAAAAATCTCGACCATTTAGGAATAATCGCGGCCGTAGTTGATGAACTAGGTCTAGTGGATTATATCAATGAACAGTTACAAGAAAATGACCGTGCGAAAATCAGTGCGGGTCTGGTGGTTAAAGCCATGATTCTCAATGGCTTAGGATTTATTAATTCTCCCTTGTATTTATTCAGTCGTTTTTTTGAAGATAAACCCCTAGAACATCTCTTAGGAAAAGGAATAAAAGCCAGCGACCTGAATGATGACCGTCTGGGAAGAGTATTAGATTTAATTTTTATGGCTGGCATCAGTCGTTTATTTGTAGGAATTTGTCTAAAAGCAGTGGAAATCTTCAAAATAATGATGGCAAGCGCCCATCTAGACTCAAGTTCTATATCAGTAGAAGGGGAATATAAATTATCAGTAGAAAGAGAAGACAAAGAAGACCAAGTAATCCACATAACCCATGGTCATTCAAAAGATGGCCGACCCGACCTGAAGCAATTTGTCTTAAATTTAGTCTGTTGGGGGGATGGGGACATACCCGCTTTTCTGGAATTAGGGGATGGCAATCAAAGTGACAAAAAAGAGTTTGCTGAAGTCTTGAAAAGGTTCAATGAACAGTGGCAATTCAATGGTTTATATATAGCGGATTCAGCTTTATACAGTGCAGATAACTTAAAAAAACTAACAGGAATAAAATGGTTATATTGTGTGCCGAAAACGATTAAGTCAGTGCAAGACTTGCTGACTGAATTAGCTTCAGAGCAATTTATTACAACGGATTGATTTAGCGGGCTATCGTCTTACCTCCGTAGGAAATGAATATGGGGGAGTAAAGCAACGTTGGATAGTGGTGGAAAGCGAGCAAAAAAAAGCTTTAGACCTGAAACAACTGACTAAGGCGACAGAGAAAGCGACGGCTCAAGCTGAAAAGCAATTGTCGCAATTACAGCGTCAGGAATTTGCCTGTCGTGAGGATGCTTTGACTGCTCTGAGCCGATGGGAGAAGAGTTTAGAATTACATCATCTTGAAGACCTAAGGAACTGGTATCGTCTGATCAAAGTTGGAAAAAGTTATGGTGTAAGGCTTTGAGAAAATAGAAAAATAGTTTAAGACTAGACATCGGCCCGTTTTTATTATACTATTATTATTGTCATTATATCAAAGAAAAAGGAAACAGAAAACAATGTCAATATTAAAGAAAAGCTCTATGAAAATCCTGAATGATGTTGGCTTGTGCCAAGAGAAAGAGGATGCCTTATTCAAGAAAAACTGTCCTCATTGCTATAGTGAAAACGTAAAAATACATTCTCATTATCAAACGAAAGGTAACGGGGAACGTAAAATGTTCATTTGTCAAGAATGTAGTTCTTGTTTTGCTGAGACTTATGGTAGCGTAATCGCTGGCTTAGAAACCCCATTAAGTGAAATTGTAAAAGTATTAAAAGCCAGAATGGAAGGAATAGGATTGAATGCAGCAGCCCGAGTATTCGGCTACGCGAAAACAACAATATTGAATTGGGAAAAGAAATTATCAGGATTACAAGAGACATTATTTTTATACGCCTTAGTGAATGAATTTGTTAAATTAGTAATAGAAGGGGATGAACTATACACAAAAGTTGGAAAAAATAAAGAAGCAAGTGCCTCTGAGGGGTGGACAATCGTGCTCATGGACAGGGCTAGCCGCTTTATTTGGCATTTAAAATGTGGTCGAAAAGAGCAGAAATTATTTCTAGAAGCAATGATGACGGTAGCGGAATTATTTGAAAGGAGTGCAGAATCTCTCCAGTTATTTACAGATGGAGAAAAGCGATATAGTCAACTGCTATTTAATATTTGTCACGAAGTATTAAGGACTGGAAAGCGAGGTCGTCCCACCAAAGTATTACCGAAGGGTCTTGTGGTAAGACTAAAAAATAAGAGTAGTAAACGTCGAGATTCTGAGGGTAAACTAAAGAAAGTAGAAACTCCGAAACCAGAACATCCAGAGACAACAGAAAAACCAGAAGAAAAGGACGTCCATGCCAACCACGTTGAGGCATTTAATAGTGCTATCCGACGCTATTTAGCCGCCTTTCGTCGTCGTACAAATACTTATGCTAAATCTGTTGTGGGATTACAGCGAGTCCTAGATATTTTCTGGATGGTTCATAACTTTGTTCGCAGCCATTTTACGACTAGAGAAGTTCCTGCTGTAGCTCTCGGTATAATTGAAAAAGGGTTAACTTGGGAGGACTTACTCCAAATTCGCCTGATTTCTTGAACCTCTCGTATTGCAACGTTTGTAGCTTCTAGCTAGACGATACCAGTGCCAGACCTAAGCGTAGTGGAAAAATGTCATTACGGTCATCGAGGGGGTGTGACCTTTAGTTGATGAAGGAAAAGAAAAGTGTTAACATGGGATGAAAAGTGACAAAGAGGAAACAATGATGACAGCAAAACTAATTAATGTAGAGGGTTCAAAGATAAAAATAGAACTAACATTAGAACTCAGTCGTTCAATGTTGGATACAGAAATAAATATTCAAAAAGGCTTAAACGAAGTAGGTTGCATCGCCAGCAAAGAAGCCTTGAAATATTTAGATACAGATGGTTCACCCTTAAAAATCGGTGAAGAAATCTGGAAGAGTAAGGGAGAGCAACCGAAAGAATATCAAACACCTTATGGTGAGGTTATAGTGAATCGTCATGTATATCAGCGTTCACCTTTGAGGAAAAACGTATTGCCCCTTAGAAAGAGAAGCAAGGATAATCATAACATCAACGCCATTATTGGCAAAACAGGTATCCTCAAAAATGTCAGGGATGGCAGGCAAAGAGGTGAAAAATGATTTATTAGAAAATCATGGTAGAAAAGTAGCGCTATCCTATATCCAAAGATTGAGTGAAGCAGTAGGAAGTGTGGTACAGGCAAAAGAAGAAGCGTGGAGTTATGCCCCGCCCAAGGAGGATAGCCAAATTGCAACAGTGGGAATAGGATTAGATGGAACCTGTATGCTGATGTGTGAGGATGGCTACCGTGAAGCAATGGTGGGAACCGTTTCCCTATACGATAGTGAAGGCGAACGTCAACCTACAATCTATCTAGGTGCGGCACCAGAGTATGGAAAAAAGAGTTTTCTAGAAAGATTAGAAAGAGAAATTGAGCGAGCGAAAAACCGTTATCCAGAGGCAACATTGGTCGGGATAGCAGACGGGGCAGAATCAAATTGGAAGTTTTTAGAAAAGCAAACGGAAGAACAGATATTAGATTTCTATCATGCCTCTGGTTACTTAGGTGCCTTGGCAGAAGCGTTGCATCCGAATACCGTGTCAAAACAAAAAGAATGGTTGACTGAAAATTGTCGAGAACTCAAGCATGAAAAAGGAAAAGCAGGAGAACTGCTAAATCTGATGAAAGAAGTCAAAGAAGAAAAAAGTCATTCTAAGAATCTTACCGAGAAACTACAAGCGGCGATTACTTATTACGAGAATCATCAGCATCAAATGGATTATGCTGAATACATAGAGAAAAAGTATCCGATTGGTTCAGGTGTTACGGAAGCAGCTTGTAAGACGTTGGTCAAACAACGATTATGTTGTTCAGGGATGCGATGGAAGGAAAAAGGAGCAGGAATTATTTTGAGCCTACGAGCTTTGGTATTGACCAAGGAACGATGGAGTCAATTTTGGGCAAAACTTGATCAATATGGGTTCCCTGTAG contains:
- a CDS encoding transposase, with product MWYTENDKSNDKIWCEELAAKLPENGLILVDMGFFSFVWFDLLTEAKKFFLTRFRAGTSYKTKQVLSQGSHYRDEIIIMGNYRSNPCKHPVRLVSVLWGTIWYQYLTNVLSPEQLSAEEVCDLYRRRWTIEEAFLLTKRLLGRVRPLVDKSCCNQGSTGNPY
- a CDS encoding ISKra4 family transposase, whose translation is MTAKLINVEGSKIKIELTLELSRSMLDTEINIQKGLNEVGCIASKEALKYLDTDGSPLKIGEEIWKSKGEQPKEYQTPYGEVIVNRHVYQRSVGGKTYCPLEREARIIITSTPLLAKQVSSKMSGMAGKEVKNDLLENHGRKVALSYIQRLSEAVGSVVQAKEEAWSYAPPKEDSQIATVGIGLDGTCMLMCEDGYREAMVGTVSLYDSEGERQQTIYLGAAPEYGKKSFLERLEREIERAKNRYPEAKFVGIADGAESNWKFLEKQTEEQILDFYHASGYLGALAEALHPNTVSKQKEWLTENCRELKHEKGKAGELLNLMKEVKEEKSHSKNLTEKLQAAITYYENHQHQMDYAEYIEKKYPIGSGVTEAACKTLVKQRLCCSGMRWKEKGAGIILSLRALVLTKERWSQFWAKLDQYGFPVEP
- a CDS encoding IS1634 family transposase, producing MTQLNVKNLDHLGIIAAIVDELGLVDYINEQLGENDRAKISAGLVVKAMILNGLGFINSPLYLFSRFFEDKPVEHLLGKGIKASDLNDDRLGRVLDLIFMAGISRLFLGICLKAVEIFKIVMKSSHLDSSSLSVQGEYKLSVEREDKESQIIHITHGYSKDKRPDLKQFVLNLVCWGDGDIPAFLELGDGNQSDKKEFAKLLKKFNEQWQFDGLYIADSALYSADNLQKLTGIYWLCSVPKTIREVQDAVSQLASEQFITTDLEGYRLTSLESEYGGVKQRWIVVDSEQKKALDLKQLTKKTEKATAQAQRQLEQLQHQEFACREDALTALSRWEKSLEWHLLQDLTVVEKCHYGHRGKPRPHEQPIRRSYHAQATFSLNSAKVQASERAAGRFVLATNQLDGDSLSDEQLLVHYKQQQGVERGFRFLKDPLFLASSVFLKTPERIMALSFIMVLCLLVYSLGQRKLRLALAEQEETVPNQLGKPTQRPTLRWIFQMLRGVHWVVLDNCPQIINLTLERERILRFFGATTCQYYLLS
- a CDS encoding IS1634 family transposase; protein product: MTQLNVKNLDHLGIIAAVVDELGLVDYINEQLQENDRAKISAGLVVKAMILNGLGFINSPLYLFSRFFEDKPLEHLLGKGIKASDLNDDRLGRVLDLIFMAGISRLFVGICLKAVEIFKIMMASAHLDSSSISVEGEYKLSVEREDKEDQVIHITHGHSKDGRPDLKQFVLNLVCWGDGDIPAFLELGDGNQSDKKEFAEVLKRFNEQWQFNGLYIADSALYSADNLKKLTGIKWLYCVPKTIKSVQDLLTELASEQFITTD
- a CDS encoding IS1 family transposase: MLPLNDVGLCQEKEDALFKDNCPHCYSEKVKIHSHYQTKGNGERKMFICQECSSCFAETYGSVIAGLETPLSEIVKVLKARMEGIGLNAAARVFGYAKTTILNWEKKLSGLQETLFLYALVNEFVKLVIEGDELYTKVGKNKEASASEGWTIVLMDRASRFIWHLKCGRKEQKLFLEAMMTVAELFERSAESLQLFTDGEKRYSQLLFNICHEVLRTGKRGRPTKVLPKGLVVRLKNKSSKRRDSEGKLEKVERVHPT
- a CDS encoding IS1 family transposase is translated as MSILKKSSMKILNDVGLCQEKEDALFKKNCPHCYSENVKIHSHYQTKGNGERKMFICQECSSCFAETYGSVIAGLETPLSEIVKVLKARMEGIGLNAAARVFGYAKTTILNWEKKLSGLQETLFLYALVNEFVKLVIEGDELYTKVGKNKEASASEGWTIVLMDRASRFIWHLKCGRKEQKLFLEAMMTVAELFERSAESLQLFTDGEKRYSQLLFNICHEVLRTGKRGRPTKVLPKGLVVRLKNKSSKRRDSEGKLKKVETPKPEHPETTEKPEEKDVHANHVEAFNSAIRRYLAAFRRRTNTYAKSVVGLQRVLDIFWMVHNFVRSHFTTREVPAVALGIIEKGLTWEDLLQIRLIS